The following coding sequences are from one Luteolibacter yonseiensis window:
- a CDS encoding FtsK/SpoIIIE domain-containing protein has protein sequence MQTASESIAFGAVRAQLGLLESAIAAVTESERELIRNRAERHTTVRREIIRREEGDAGKAESRLRELASQRTHDLELEDAAYETRKLRIQTAYHAGRSSLSDKTQGAKDRRIGQVHGTIMRNRQAREQELAEAKEAHLSFQKLLDEDRTIRRELRKSVLAAFRSYRPLLESRFHSRSGEGESGVPDRLRQGALDKLADSRNALEAARGLPLPKFFRYVPMSLLLAVIAGMHVWYAMRPGAAGFGPVMPSLVISAVVVITLWLIGLLTSLATIRRAAASLNAAGALEVSAEKESAARLAALETEIHEEHEAEGKNLSETFRESDTEWKARLAEGQQKLERQFARLPAMAEKLHVRRLAKIAAAYEQALVRARSDADERTRMAESARARLNEAIDANVDAKISALSEPWAREVIPTYSSLVALENKSHSQFPAWTTGVCENWTPPADAPDAVRIGGMPVDVSTFVGGLPHDARLALPDAGKLSVPFSLGFPEHGSLLLESDGAGEATRVLGGIALRLLAAHPPGRASFVFIDPVGLGKDFAGLMHLADYEETLIHHRIWTQGTQIEERLAELNEHIEKVIQMYLRNEYATLAEYNEQAGTIAEKSRFLVIAGFPAAFSETACRRLLSIASSGPRCGVHLLIQRDMRVPFADVALEHELRRACLRVGLKDGVFHLADAPHGADVVVFDPPPTAEDAVTLVHRIGKASIDSNRVQVPFSHIAPPAGEVWKSVTTEELRVPIGRTGAKKLQMLAIGKGTRQHALVAGKTGSGKSTLFHVIITNLALWSSPEEVEFYLIDFKKGVEFKCYAEKQLPHARVIAIESDRAFALSVLQRIDAELKHRGELFRKAGAQDLAGYKRAPGHEPMPRSLLLIDEFQEFFTEDDAVAQEASLLLDRIVRQGRAFGIHVILGSQTLGGAYTLARATLGQMVIRIALQCNEADAHLIMDDDNPAPRMLTRPGEGIYNDQAGALAANSPFQIVWLPEDERDAVLDQVNALARKDGRVPQIPLVFEGNAPADIRANQTIKELRTNTPTARPVKARSWLGAPNSIKGPTEAVFQRQSGSHLLAVGQSSERALSLLAISIVALAAQYPAGQVEFVVLDPHAYDNGSGGCFQKIASGLSQKIRIGGLAEIPSLLGELASELEARAPSSGRAAPEVFLIIHDLQRFKSLRPDDEFRFSMDEDSAVTPAQALANLLGEGGAVGMHVLASIDTWNNVSRWIPRKLLAEFEMRVLFQMSAGDSSNLIDSPAAATLGLHRALFHNEHHGTLETFRPYAMPDDEWLAGDES, from the coding sequence ATGCAGACTGCGAGTGAATCCATCGCCTTTGGTGCCGTGCGGGCGCAGCTCGGGCTCCTTGAATCCGCCATCGCCGCCGTGACGGAAAGCGAGCGGGAACTGATCAGGAACCGGGCGGAACGCCATACCACCGTGCGCCGGGAGATCATCCGGCGTGAGGAGGGTGACGCCGGAAAGGCCGAGTCCCGGTTGCGGGAACTCGCGTCCCAACGGACGCACGACCTCGAACTGGAGGATGCGGCATACGAAACACGCAAGCTGCGGATCCAAACCGCCTACCATGCCGGCCGCTCGTCGTTGTCAGACAAAACGCAAGGCGCGAAGGACCGCCGAATCGGCCAGGTGCATGGCACCATCATGCGCAACAGGCAGGCCCGCGAGCAGGAACTCGCGGAAGCCAAAGAAGCGCACCTGTCATTTCAAAAGTTGCTGGACGAGGACCGGACAATCCGTCGCGAGCTGAGGAAATCCGTGCTCGCCGCGTTTCGCAGCTACCGGCCTCTGCTGGAGAGCCGCTTCCACAGCAGATCTGGAGAGGGGGAATCCGGAGTTCCGGACCGGCTGCGGCAAGGCGCGTTGGACAAGCTGGCGGATTCCCGGAACGCGCTGGAAGCGGCGCGCGGGCTGCCCCTGCCGAAATTTTTCCGCTACGTGCCCATGAGCCTGCTTCTGGCGGTGATCGCCGGCATGCATGTCTGGTATGCCATGCGTCCGGGCGCGGCGGGATTCGGCCCTGTCATGCCGTCACTTGTGATTTCCGCTGTGGTGGTGATCACGCTCTGGTTGATCGGCTTGCTCACCTCGCTCGCCACCATCCGGCGGGCGGCGGCGTCTCTGAACGCCGCGGGTGCTTTGGAGGTTTCCGCGGAAAAAGAGTCCGCGGCACGGCTTGCCGCACTGGAGACCGAGATCCATGAAGAGCATGAGGCGGAGGGCAAGAATCTCAGCGAGACCTTCCGTGAATCCGATACCGAGTGGAAAGCCCGCCTTGCCGAGGGACAGCAAAAACTCGAACGCCAGTTCGCCAGGCTTCCGGCTATGGCTGAGAAACTCCACGTCCGCAGGCTGGCGAAGATCGCCGCCGCATATGAGCAGGCGCTCGTGCGGGCCCGGTCCGATGCGGATGAACGCACTCGTATGGCGGAGTCCGCCAGAGCCCGGCTGAACGAAGCGATCGACGCGAATGTGGACGCGAAGATTTCCGCGCTGTCGGAACCGTGGGCGAGGGAAGTGATTCCGACGTATTCGTCATTGGTCGCCTTGGAAAACAAATCGCATTCGCAGTTCCCGGCATGGACGACAGGAGTTTGTGAAAACTGGACTCCTCCTGCCGATGCGCCGGATGCGGTCCGGATCGGCGGCATGCCGGTGGACGTTTCGACATTCGTGGGCGGGTTGCCGCATGATGCCCGTCTCGCACTACCGGATGCCGGGAAACTCAGTGTCCCATTTTCACTGGGCTTTCCGGAACACGGTTCGCTGCTGTTGGAAAGCGATGGGGCGGGCGAGGCGACGCGGGTCCTCGGTGGCATCGCACTGCGGCTGCTGGCCGCCCATCCTCCCGGGCGCGCTTCATTTGTTTTCATCGATCCCGTGGGGCTTGGCAAAGACTTCGCCGGGTTGATGCATCTCGCGGACTATGAGGAAACGCTCATCCACCACCGCATCTGGACACAGGGCACGCAGATCGAGGAACGTCTGGCCGAACTGAACGAACACATCGAGAAGGTCATCCAGATGTATCTCCGCAACGAGTATGCCACGCTCGCGGAATACAATGAACAAGCCGGAACGATCGCTGAAAAGTCGCGCTTCCTGGTCATCGCGGGATTTCCTGCGGCGTTCAGTGAGACGGCCTGCAGGCGGTTGCTGTCCATCGCTTCCAGCGGCCCGCGCTGTGGCGTGCATCTGCTCATCCAGCGGGACATGCGCGTGCCGTTCGCCGATGTGGCGCTGGAGCATGAACTCCGCCGCGCCTGCCTTCGGGTGGGTTTGAAGGACGGTGTGTTCCACCTGGCGGACGCTCCACATGGCGCGGATGTGGTGGTGTTCGACCCGCCTCCGACGGCGGAAGACGCGGTCACGCTGGTGCACCGCATCGGCAAGGCGAGCATCGATTCGAACCGGGTGCAGGTACCGTTTTCACACATCGCGCCCCCGGCTGGCGAGGTCTGGAAATCGGTGACCACTGAAGAACTCCGCGTCCCCATCGGCCGCACGGGGGCGAAGAAGCTCCAGATGCTCGCCATCGGCAAGGGAACCCGCCAGCACGCTCTGGTCGCGGGCAAGACCGGCTCGGGAAAATCCACTTTGTTCCACGTCATTATTACGAACCTCGCGCTGTGGAGCAGCCCGGAGGAGGTGGAGTTCTATCTCATCGATTTCAAAAAAGGCGTGGAATTCAAATGCTACGCCGAGAAGCAGCTGCCGCACGCGCGCGTCATCGCCATCGAGAGCGACCGTGCGTTCGCGCTCAGCGTGCTCCAGCGCATCGATGCGGAGCTGAAGCACCGTGGAGAGCTTTTCCGCAAGGCCGGGGCACAGGATCTGGCCGGCTACAAGCGCGCTCCCGGCCATGAACCGATGCCCCGGAGCCTGTTGTTGATCGACGAATTCCAGGAATTCTTCACCGAAGACGATGCGGTGGCCCAGGAGGCGTCCCTTCTCCTGGACCGCATCGTCCGGCAGGGCCGGGCCTTCGGCATCCACGTCATCCTCGGTTCCCAAACGTTGGGCGGAGCCTACACGCTTGCCCGCGCTACGCTGGGACAGATGGTCATCCGCATCGCGCTCCAGTGCAATGAGGCGGACGCGCATCTCATCATGGATGACGACAATCCCGCACCGAGGATGCTCACCCGTCCGGGCGAGGGAATCTACAACGACCAGGCCGGGGCGTTGGCGGCGAACAGTCCGTTCCAGATCGTCTGGTTGCCGGAAGACGAACGGGACGCCGTGCTGGACCAGGTGAACGCGCTCGCGAGAAAGGATGGCCGGGTGCCGCAGATCCCGCTGGTTTTCGAGGGGAATGCTCCGGCGGACATCCGGGCCAATCAGACGATCAAGGAACTGCGGACCAACACGCCAACCGCCCGCCCGGTGAAAGCCCGGAGCTGGCTCGGTGCTCCCAATTCCATCAAGGGGCCGACGGAAGCCGTCTTCCAGCGCCAGAGCGGCAGCCACCTGCTGGCCGTCGGCCAGTCGTCGGAGCGGGCATTGTCCTTGCTCGCCATCAGCATCGTGGCGCTCGCCGCACAGTACCCGGCAGGGCAGGTGGAGTTCGTGGTGCTTGATCCCCATGCGTATGATAATGGATCCGGCGGGTGTTTCCAAAAAATCGCCTCAGGGCTTTCTCAAAAAATCCGTATCGGCGGTCTGGCGGAGATCCCCTCGCTGCTCGGAGAATTGGCGTCCGAGCTGGAAGCCCGCGCACCCTCGTCCGGCCGGGCGGCACCGGAGGTGTTTCTCATCATTCACGATCTGCAGCGTTTCAAATCACTTCGACCTGATGACGAGTTCCGCTTTTCGATGGATGAGGACTCCGCAGTCACTCCGGCACAAGCTCTCGCGAACTTGTTGGGGGAGGGGGGGGCCGTGGGCATGCATGTCCTGGCTTCAATCGATACCTGGAACAACGTGAGCCGCTGGATACCAAGAAAACTGCTGGCGGAGTTTGAAATGCGGGTGTTGTTCCAGATGAGCGCGGGTGATTCCTCGAACCTCATCGATTCCCCCGCCGCGGCGACGCTCGGCCTGCATCGGGCCCTTTTCCACAACGAGCACCACGGCACGTTGGAAACCTTCAGACCCTATGCGATGCCGGATGACGAGTGGCTGGCCGGGGATGAATCATGA
- a CDS encoding pyridoxal-phosphate-dependent aminotransferase family protein: MPSPKLFAPGPIDVSKETFAAMSQTMIGHRGKDFEELYASTQPGLQEIFGTARPVFLSTSSAWGVMEGALRNLAKKKVLSLCCGAFSDKWLDVAKKCGFEADSVQVEWGQEIDPEAVRAKLAEGGFDTVTLIHSETSTGVLNDLAGISKVVKSFPDTMLIVDTVSSLSTVPVDMDANQIDVMLAGVQKALALPPGLAVFAVSEAGMERAKGNPNRGYYFDFVEFAKNAAVNNTPSTPSISIIFGLQYILGEIAKEGFAARQERHAKTNAMIHAWGARHGFEHFAPEGRRSTALTCFKTPESFDLSGFIKNLKTRHNFLINGGYGKIKGTTFRISNMGNETEATMQELIDAMDDVLG, translated from the coding sequence ATGCCTTCGCCCAAACTGTTCGCACCCGGCCCCATCGACGTTTCAAAGGAAACTTTCGCCGCCATGTCGCAGACCATGATCGGTCACCGCGGCAAGGATTTCGAGGAACTCTACGCCTCCACCCAGCCCGGTCTGCAGGAAATCTTCGGCACCGCCCGTCCCGTCTTCCTCTCCACCTCGTCGGCCTGGGGCGTGATGGAAGGAGCCTTGCGCAACCTTGCGAAGAAGAAGGTCCTCAGCCTCTGCTGCGGCGCGTTCTCCGACAAATGGCTCGACGTCGCGAAAAAATGCGGCTTCGAGGCGGACTCGGTGCAAGTGGAATGGGGTCAGGAGATCGATCCCGAGGCCGTACGCGCCAAGCTTGCGGAAGGCGGATTCGACACCGTCACCCTGATCCATTCGGAAACCTCCACCGGAGTCCTCAACGATCTCGCGGGCATTTCCAAAGTGGTGAAATCGTTCCCCGACACGATGCTCATCGTGGACACGGTTTCCTCGCTTTCCACCGTGCCGGTCGACATGGACGCCAACCAGATCGACGTCATGCTCGCGGGTGTCCAGAAGGCGCTCGCACTGCCACCCGGCCTCGCCGTCTTCGCCGTTTCCGAAGCGGGCATGGAGCGCGCCAAAGGAAACCCGAACCGCGGCTACTATTTCGATTTCGTCGAATTTGCCAAGAACGCGGCGGTCAACAACACACCTTCCACACCCTCGATCTCCATCATTTTCGGATTGCAATACATCCTCGGCGAAATCGCCAAGGAAGGATTCGCCGCCCGTCAGGAGCGCCATGCGAAGACCAACGCGATGATCCACGCGTGGGGCGCGAGACACGGATTCGAACACTTCGCTCCGGAAGGCCGCCGCTCCACCGCGCTGACCTGCTTCAAGACTCCCGAAAGCTTCGACCTCTCCGGCTTCATCAAGAATCTCAAGACGAGGCACAACTTCCTCATCAACGGCGGTTACGGAAAAATCAAGGGCACCACCTTCCGCATCTCCAACATGGGCAACGAAACCGAAGCGACCATGCAGGAGCTCATCGATGCGATGGACGACGTGCTGGGCTGA
- a CDS encoding sigma-70 family RNA polymerase sigma factor, translating into MDERDAILVQGYAKTRKSLIAKLDNWEDQRTWDEFYQTYWRLIYSVAVKAGLRQDEAFDCVQETILSIAKQSKKKLYDPEQGSFKTWLMNMTRWRINDQFRKRKKDTAMITGEWENDRKTAVIDRVEDPNGDVLSRLWNVEWKKNVADAALSRVKSQVSPKQYQIFDCYVIKQWDAKRVQDQLNVSMAQVYLAKHRVGAVLKRELAKLEDEDDAD; encoded by the coding sequence ATGGATGAGCGTGACGCGATCTTGGTGCAGGGCTACGCGAAAACACGCAAGAGCCTGATCGCGAAACTGGACAACTGGGAGGACCAGCGGACATGGGATGAATTTTATCAAACCTATTGGCGCTTAATTTATTCGGTGGCGGTGAAGGCGGGGCTCAGGCAGGACGAGGCGTTTGACTGCGTGCAGGAAACGATCCTGTCCATCGCCAAGCAGAGCAAGAAGAAGCTCTACGATCCCGAGCAGGGCTCTTTCAAAACCTGGCTGATGAACATGACGCGCTGGCGCATCAACGACCAGTTCCGCAAGCGCAAGAAGGACACCGCGATGATCACCGGCGAGTGGGAAAATGATCGGAAAACCGCCGTCATCGACCGCGTGGAAGATCCGAATGGTGACGTTTTGTCCCGTCTGTGGAATGTTGAATGGAAAAAAAACGTGGCCGACGCCGCTCTTTCACGTGTGAAGTCCCAGGTTTCTCCGAAGCAGTATCAGATTTTCGATTGCTATGTGATCAAGCAGTGGGACGCGAAACGCGTTCAGGACCAGCTCAATGTGAGCATGGCCCAGGTTTATTTGGCGAAGCATCGCGTGGGTGCAGTGCTCAAGCGCGAACTCGCCAAGCTCGAAGACGAAGACGATGCCGATTAA
- a CDS encoding WXG100 family type VII secretion target, which produces MSQAIIDPEEVRRFAAELKRFNGDLRERTGSLMARFTALGDTWQDQEQEKFSAEFIQLMKTLKSFLELSDRHTPYLLRKAERIQQYLDQR; this is translated from the coding sequence ATGTCACAGGCCATCATCGACCCCGAGGAAGTCCGGCGTTTCGCCGCGGAGCTGAAGCGCTTCAACGGCGACCTGCGCGAGCGAACCGGCTCGCTGATGGCCCGCTTCACCGCGCTTGGCGACACCTGGCAGGATCAGGAACAGGAAAAATTCTCCGCCGAGTTCATCCAGCTCATGAAGACATTGAAATCATTTCTGGAGCTCTCCGACCGGCACACCCCCTACCTCCTGCGCAAGGCGGAACGCATCCAGCAGTACCTCGACCAGCGCTGA
- the chrA gene encoding chromate efflux transporter → MSEATPPDVPGFREALRFWWKLGWISFGGPAGQVAIMHKEIVERRRWLSEDHFLHALNFCMLLPGPEAQQLATYLGWRLHGARGGIAAGVLFVLPSVFILLGLSWLYMEGGDIGWVNGIFHGLMAAVIAIVFSAVKRIGSKALKSPVLWALAGLSFVAIFHYKISFVIIILAAGCIGFAGGKFLPKQFPTGNGHGNTGEGSLPAVVLPPAPRAGVARTLLISGICLTLWWVPVIALGLLFGWKGIHFQQGLFFSKAALVTVGGAYAVLPYVSQMTVEKFGWLTQRQMMAGLGLAETTPGPLIMVLQFVGFVAAWQHPGDLPPLLAATLGALITTWVTFLPCFLFVFLGAPHVEGLRARPGLSSALTAITAAVVGVILNLAIWFAWHALLPEGGRFDFFVAVVTIAAWLAMERFKIGVIPTLGTCALLGVLWNCLPVS, encoded by the coding sequence ATGAGCGAAGCCACACCGCCAGACGTCCCCGGTTTCCGTGAAGCGCTCCGCTTCTGGTGGAAGCTCGGCTGGATCAGCTTCGGCGGACCGGCCGGGCAGGTGGCGATCATGCACAAGGAGATCGTCGAGCGGCGGCGGTGGCTTTCCGAAGATCATTTCCTGCATGCCCTGAATTTCTGCATGCTGCTGCCGGGACCGGAGGCGCAACAGCTCGCCACCTATCTCGGCTGGCGGCTGCATGGCGCGCGCGGCGGAATCGCGGCCGGTGTGCTTTTTGTTCTGCCGTCGGTATTCATTCTGTTGGGGCTGAGCTGGCTTTACATGGAAGGTGGCGATATCGGCTGGGTGAACGGGATTTTCCACGGACTGATGGCGGCGGTGATCGCGATCGTCTTCTCCGCGGTGAAGCGGATCGGCTCGAAGGCTCTGAAGTCGCCGGTACTATGGGCATTGGCCGGCCTTTCGTTCGTGGCGATCTTTCACTACAAGATCTCCTTCGTGATCATCATCCTCGCGGCTGGCTGCATCGGCTTCGCCGGGGGGAAATTCCTCCCCAAGCAATTTCCGACCGGCAATGGCCACGGAAATACGGGCGAGGGGAGTTTGCCCGCCGTGGTGCTGCCTCCGGCTCCGCGGGCGGGCGTGGCGCGGACGTTGCTGATTTCGGGAATCTGCCTGACGCTGTGGTGGGTTCCGGTGATCGCGCTCGGTTTGCTTTTCGGTTGGAAAGGCATCCATTTTCAACAAGGGCTGTTTTTCAGCAAGGCGGCGCTTGTCACCGTCGGCGGGGCGTATGCGGTGCTGCCTTACGTGTCGCAGATGACGGTGGAGAAATTCGGCTGGCTGACCCAGCGGCAGATGATGGCGGGGCTTGGTCTGGCGGAAACGACGCCGGGGCCGTTGATCATGGTGCTGCAGTTCGTCGGATTCGTCGCGGCATGGCAGCATCCGGGGGATCTTCCTCCGTTGCTGGCGGCGACCTTGGGGGCCTTGATCACCACCTGGGTGACCTTTCTGCCGTGTTTCCTGTTTGTCTTCCTCGGAGCGCCGCATGTCGAGGGACTGAGGGCGCGTCCCGGATTGTCCTCCGCCCTGACTGCGATCACGGCGGCGGTGGTCGGGGTGATCCTCAATCTGGCGATCTGGTTCGCATGGCACGCCCTGCTTCCGGAGGGCGGTCGCTTCGACTTTTTCGTGGCCGTGGTCACTATAGCGGCTTGGCTGGCGATGGAGCGATTCAAGATCGGAGTGATTCCGACTTTGGGAACATGCGCCTTGCTGGGGGTTTTGTGGAATTGCCTGCCAGTGTCCTGA
- a CDS encoding OsmC family protein has product MVEIKLVYEGSLHSSATHVPSGNTLVTDAPLDNNGLGQAFSPTDLLATALGSCMATVIGIVAKRKEIAVEGMTVDVRKFMSDDLPRRVKRLELDLRIPLPESHPERKILESAAKGCPVHHSIHPDIEVVMNWFWLAD; this is encoded by the coding sequence ATGGTTGAAATCAAACTCGTTTACGAAGGCTCGCTCCACAGCAGCGCCACCCACGTTCCTTCCGGCAACACCCTGGTCACCGACGCCCCGCTCGACAACAACGGACTCGGCCAGGCTTTTTCCCCGACCGATCTCCTCGCCACGGCCCTCGGCTCCTGCATGGCCACCGTCATCGGCATCGTTGCCAAACGCAAGGAGATCGCCGTGGAAGGCATGACGGTGGACGTGAGGAAATTCATGTCCGACGACCTGCCGCGTCGTGTGAAGCGTCTGGAACTCGATTTGAGGATTCCGCTTCCGGAATCGCACCCGGAGAGGAAGATCCTGGAAAGCGCCGCCAAGGGATGCCCCGTGCATCATAGCATCCACCCGGACATCGAGGTGGTGATGAACTGGTTCTGGCTGGCGGACTGA
- a CDS encoding SUMF1/EgtB/PvdO family nonheme iron enzyme, producing MPIKIRPNPTIPDHEVLRKIGGGAYGEVWLARGVTGALRAVKVVWREDFEDSRGFEREFEGILKFEPMSRDHPALVNILHVGRSTDGVSFYYYVMELGDDMTTGQEINPIEYEPRTLRADTHQASGVQWDTNVCIDVGLRLAEALDHLHERGLAHRDVKPSNVIFVNGRAKLADIGLVATRGQRTFVGTEGFVPPEGPGSAQADVYSLGKVLYEIATGKDRLAFPELPDEMPTGADRKRWLELNKIICDICEPRISKRKISSAADLAEALRRLQRGKRRRQSGLAVWMTTLVLAGFVGWASWEMLKDGEWVRSLMAPPAVVAEEMGKLRVGSSPEGAEVLDVNNVSLGTTPTSFIDVHVGDDYFFTLKKSGFRHVTLQGKVPKTVLTEPFPLNVTLENFSPPLVGGKWTDHLGNLYIPVGDTHESSGFLTRDVWNQFAEATKLPADTAEFLKLSQNGLPTEVALVTGKMANEFCLWFRDGGYRAGFLTDDHEVRPIVETSFANADLSERARRDGLKPFRIQVRPINYGEITISTEPMGVEVYMNPVSAPADRVSMGYVSNTPLPIPKVKPGDWQLFLVREGYKPLVLDLKVGEGEKITKSVTLEKSRGVVFGKPWENGIGMRFVPVGLDLMVSIWETRVRDYDLFVKETNREAARPAGFVQTPDHPVVNISRKDAEEFCVWLTNRERNDERIEQTRLYRLPTDLEWSLMAGLQEEEGISPGWRDARKQRVYPWGVSDPSSGEVVGNFADVTTASTPGVSIDRTIQGYNDGFAYTAPVGSFPANIYGIHDLGGNVQEWVEDEYSKLGKDLLGVLRGGGWNTYQQENLFTGSRNAVPPIFQDVIYGFRVVLAKVPPPKVE from the coding sequence ATGCCGATTAAAATCCGCCCGAATCCCACGATCCCCGATCACGAGGTTCTGCGCAAGATCGGTGGCGGAGCTTATGGCGAGGTATGGCTGGCGCGCGGCGTGACCGGGGCCTTGCGCGCCGTGAAAGTCGTGTGGCGCGAGGATTTCGAGGATTCGCGCGGTTTCGAACGCGAGTTTGAGGGGATTTTGAAGTTCGAACCCATGTCGCGGGACCACCCGGCATTGGTGAACATCCTGCACGTCGGCAGGAGCACGGACGGCGTTTCGTTCTATTACTATGTGATGGAACTCGGCGACGACATGACGACGGGCCAGGAGATCAATCCCATCGAATACGAACCCCGCACGCTCCGGGCGGACACGCATCAGGCTTCGGGGGTGCAGTGGGATACGAACGTCTGCATCGATGTGGGCCTGCGCCTCGCGGAAGCGCTCGACCACTTGCACGAGCGGGGGCTGGCCCACCGCGACGTGAAACCATCGAACGTCATCTTCGTCAACGGCCGTGCCAAGCTTGCTGACATCGGGTTGGTGGCGACACGGGGGCAGCGCACCTTCGTCGGCACGGAAGGATTCGTTCCGCCCGAGGGGCCTGGTTCCGCGCAGGCGGATGTCTACAGTCTCGGCAAGGTCTTGTATGAAATCGCCACCGGAAAGGATCGGCTGGCATTTCCGGAACTGCCGGATGAGATGCCGACCGGCGCCGATCGCAAGCGGTGGCTGGAGCTGAACAAGATCATTTGTGATATCTGCGAGCCCCGCATTTCCAAGCGGAAGATCTCCAGCGCCGCCGACCTGGCCGAGGCGCTCCGCCGGCTCCAGCGTGGCAAGCGCCGCCGCCAGAGCGGACTCGCCGTGTGGATGACCACGCTCGTGCTCGCCGGGTTCGTCGGCTGGGCGAGCTGGGAAATGCTGAAGGACGGCGAGTGGGTGAGATCCCTGATGGCTCCTCCCGCGGTGGTCGCCGAGGAAATGGGCAAGCTCCGTGTCGGGAGTTCGCCGGAGGGTGCGGAGGTGCTTGATGTCAACAATGTCTCTCTGGGCACCACTCCAACCAGCTTCATCGACGTCCACGTGGGCGACGACTATTTTTTCACACTCAAGAAAAGCGGGTTCCGCCACGTGACGCTGCAGGGCAAGGTGCCGAAGACGGTTCTCACCGAGCCATTCCCGCTCAATGTCACCTTGGAAAATTTCTCACCGCCGCTGGTGGGCGGGAAATGGACGGACCACCTTGGCAATCTCTATATCCCCGTGGGCGACACCCATGAGAGTTCCGGCTTTCTGACCCGGGATGTCTGGAACCAGTTCGCCGAGGCGACCAAACTCCCCGCGGATACGGCCGAGTTTTTGAAGCTTTCCCAGAACGGCCTCCCGACGGAAGTCGCACTCGTGACCGGGAAGATGGCGAACGAGTTCTGCCTGTGGTTCCGCGACGGCGGCTACAGGGCCGGCTTTCTCACCGACGATCACGAGGTCAGGCCGATCGTGGAGACATCGTTCGCGAACGCCGATCTCAGCGAACGCGCCCGGCGTGACGGCCTCAAGCCATTCCGCATCCAGGTCCGTCCCATCAACTACGGAGAAATCACCATCTCCACGGAGCCCATGGGCGTCGAGGTTTACATGAACCCTGTGTCGGCTCCTGCGGACCGGGTGTCCATGGGGTATGTCAGCAACACCCCCTTGCCCATCCCCAAGGTTAAGCCAGGTGATTGGCAGCTCTTCCTCGTGCGCGAAGGATACAAGCCGCTCGTGCTCGACCTCAAGGTCGGCGAGGGTGAGAAAATCACCAAAAGCGTCACCCTGGAGAAAAGCCGTGGTGTCGTCTTCGGCAAACCTTGGGAAAATGGCATCGGCATGCGTTTCGTTCCCGTCGGACTCGATCTGATGGTTTCGATCTGGGAAACCCGGGTGCGTGACTATGATCTGTTCGTCAAGGAAACCAATCGCGAGGCGGCCCGTCCCGCCGGTTTCGTCCAGACGCCGGACCACCCGGTGGTGAACATTTCCCGCAAGGATGCCGAGGAATTCTGCGTGTGGCTGACCAACCGGGAACGCAATGACGAACGCATCGAGCAGACACGCCTTTACCGCCTGCCGACCGACCTGGAGTGGAGCCTGATGGCGGGCTTGCAGGAAGAGGAAGGCATCAGTCCCGGTTGGCGGGATGCGCGGAAACAACGTGTCTATCCATGGGGCGTCTCTGATCCGAGCAGCGGCGAGGTGGTTGGGAATTTCGCGGACGTCACCACCGCCTCCACACCGGGCGTCTCGATCGACCGCACCATCCAGGGATACAACGACGGCTTCGCCTACACGGCGCCCGTCGGTTCTTTTCCCGCGAACATTTACGGCATCCACGACCTCGGCGGCAATGTCCAGGAATGGGTCGAGGATGAATATTCGAAGCTCGGCAAAGATCTCCTCGGAGTCCTGCGGGGCGGGGGGTGGAACACCTATCAACAGGAGAATCTCTTCACCGGCTCGAGGAATGCCGTGCCACCCATCTTCCAGGACGTCATCTATGGCTTCCGTGTCGTGCTTGCCAAGGTGCCGCCACCGAAGGTTGAGTGA